One Algoriphagus sp. Y33 genomic window, GATATGTCTTCCACAGCATTTAAAAACCCCTTGGATAGTTTGGGGCTCAATGTCCGCTTGATTTCTATTGCCCAAATCTTACCGCCCAAGCTGATCACAAAATCAAGTTCAGCACCTGCTGCAGTTCTATAAAAGCCATACTCGGCACCTTTTGGCAAAACCGAAATGATATTTTCAATGATAAATCCTTCCCAACTACCTCCTACCACTGGGTGCCCGAGCAGATCATCAAGGTTTGTCAGGTTCAATAAGGCATGTGTAACCCCGGAATCCCTGATATAGATTTTCGGAGATTTTACCAGTCGCTTGCCCACATTCACCAGCCATGGTCTAAGAGAACGAATCAGCAAAAGATCCTCAAGCATTTCCACGTAACTTTTCACAGTTGGTGAAGTCAAATCGAGACTTGCTCCAAGTTTGGAAAGATTGATCAGTTGACCTTGCTGATGGGCGAGCATTGTCCAAAGGCGACGAAGACGATTTGCCGGTACAAATTGCGCAATCTGCGAAATATCTCTTTCTAAATACGTGGTAATGAAATTCCCTCTCCAAGTCATGCTGGATTTATCTGTCCTCGCCAGAAGACTGTCCGGAAAACCTCCACGCAGCCATAACTTTTCTACATGACCTTCCATCGAATCAACTTCTAAAACATTGAACCCGAAAAGTTCTTCATATGCGATTCTTCCTGCGAGTGATTCAGAAGACTGTCGGATCAAATCCAATGATGCAGAACCTAAAATCAAAAATTGACAAGCCCGCAAACCTTTCTTCCGCCTCCTGTCTATCACGCCTCGCAAAAGCGGAAACAGGTCTGGCATACGCTGGATTTCATCCAAGATGATCAAGCGCCCTTCGTGAAGATCAAAATACTGCTCAGGTTCGACAAGCTTACTTCGGTCAGACGGACTTTCCAGATCCAAATACATAGACTGGGGATCTATGTTCTTCACAAGCTCCTGAGCTAAGGTTGTCTTTCCTACTTGGCGTGGTCCAAGAATAGCTATTGCCGGAAAATCCTGCATCAATTCTTGGAGTTTATAAGTCAAATCGCGTACAATCATCCTTGCAAATTTAAAATTTGATTTTAAATTTGCAAGGATGATTTTAAATTACTAATCTGAAATACAGATGATTAACTGTTTTTATCAAAATTAACTGTGACCATAGATCCAACAAGTGAAACTGCGGCTGTAATCAAGAAAAAGATTAAGCTGAAAGCAACTGCGGTAGTTTCTTCTATCCCCGCATAGGTATGCGCATAGACGAATACCAGCTCCCTTGCCCCGATTCCACCGATCGTCAAAGGAAGCACTGCCACAATAGAGGAAAGTAGAAAAACCAGCTGGTAGGCAAGAAAATTCTCTGTCACACCCAAGCTTTTCAGAATAAACCAAGCACACACCAGTTGAGTCACTTGGCCGGCCATGGACCAGCCATTTGCTTTCCAAAAAGACGGTAAAAATGATTTAAACATCAGTTTTTGAATCAACCAAAAACCGGGAAATACGAGTAAAGCCGCTATCCCTATCAGCAGATTCCAAGGAACCGACGAATCATAAGGCAAGAGCAGATTCGCAGGAAGGATCAATAGCAGCAGTAAAAAAATAATTGCAACCAATCCCCCCAAACGATCCAAAAGAGATGCCTGAACCAACGGTTTGACGGGAGTCCGGTAATGCTTGTTCAGCAAATACACCTTGTATCCATCTCCGCCTATTCCTCCTGGCAAAAACAGGTTATAGAACATTCCTATCAGGTAAAGCTTGATATTGAGCTTTTCAGGGATATTCAGATTGATGTTTTTGAAATAGAGATTTAGCCGAAATGCAGTAAACAGCTTGCTCAGCACGAAGATCAAAATGGCAGGAATTAACCAACTCCAGCGAATGGTTTTGGTGATTTCCCAGAGCTGGTCTGTGTCTATTTTCCTAAAAACCAGAAAAAGAGCCAAACCGGTCAAAACCAGCTTTAAGGCAGTCGTTAGTTTTTTCTTGAGAGAACTCCCTATTTTCACCAAAATTCAGTCGCTAGTTGGAATCCATCTTGTCACTTGGAAGAATCTGTAAATCCCCTACAGGTTCCTGGATCCCCTGATAAACAGATTTAATGGTGTAGGTCTTTTTATTCTGAGATTCGAAATAAGTACGGACAATAATCTCCGCGATAATCCCTGTGGTAACGAATTGAATACCCCCCAGCACCAAAATAAATCCAAGAATCATAAGCGGTCTACCCCAGATATCTTCTCCCAAAAGTTTCAAAATCAATAAATAGAAGTTGATCACTAGGCCGACCATAAATGCGATCAGCCCAATCCCACCAAACAAATGAATCGGACGCTGAAAATACTTCTGAAAAAACAGCATCAGGATCAAGTCCGACATCACTTTGAAGGTACGGCTCAGACCATACTTAGACTCCCCATGAATTCTTGGATGATGCTTCACATCCACTTCAGTCATTTTGGCACCTTGTTGCTTTGCCAAAACAGGGATGAAACGATGAAGTTCACCATAGAGCCCCATGCCCTGCGCTATCTCCGCCTTATAAACCCTAAGTGTACATCCGTAATCATTCAAATATACTTTAGTGCTGTTTCGTATTACCCAATTGGCGATTTTACTTGGAATTTTACGTAGTACAAAGCCATCCTTTCTGTCGGCTCTTCGTCCCGCAACCACATCCCACTCTTCATCGATGGCCTTATTCAGCATCAATGGAATGTCAGTCGGGTCATTTTGAAGATCTCCGTCCATGGTAGCGATGTATTCACCGATAGCCATATCGATACCTGCCGCAAGCGCAGTGGTCTGCCCAAAATTCCTGTTGAAAATAATCAGCTTAGTCCTGCTATTGGCGTGTTTTTTTACTTCAGCCACTGTACTGTCTGTAGACCCATCCTCAATCAAAATCACTTCGTAGTCAATTTCTTCCAAAGCGGAATAAGTGGCTTCCAATAAAGGCTTGATGTTATCCTCTTCGTTGTAAACAGTGATTACTATAGAAATAAGTGGCTTGGACATGCT contains:
- a CDS encoding glycosyltransferase family 2 protein, which gives rise to MSKPLISIVITVYNEEDNIKPLLEATYSALEEIDYEVILIEDGSTDSTVAEVKKHANSRTKLIIFNRNFGQTTALAAGIDMAIGEYIATMDGDLQNDPTDIPLMLNKAIDEEWDVVAGRRADRKDGFVLRKIPSKIANWVIRNSTKVYLNDYGCTLRVYKAEIAQGMGLYGELHRFIPVLAKQQGAKMTEVDVKHHPRIHGESKYGLSRTFKVMSDLILMLFFQKYFQRPIHLFGGIGLIAFMVGLVINFYLLILKLLGEDIWGRPLMILGFILVLGGIQFVTTGIIAEIIVRTYFESQNKKTYTIKSVYQGIQEPVGDLQILPSDKMDSN
- a CDS encoding lysylphosphatidylglycerol synthase transmembrane domain-containing protein, encoding MKIGSSLKKKLTTALKLVLTGLALFLVFRKIDTDQLWEITKTIRWSWLIPAILIFVLSKLFTAFRLNLYFKNINLNIPEKLNIKLYLIGMFYNLFLPGGIGGDGYKVYLLNKHYRTPVKPLVQASLLDRLGGLVAIIFLLLLLILPANLLLPYDSSVPWNLLIGIAALLVFPGFWLIQKLMFKSFLPSFWKANGWSMAGQVTQLVCAWFILKSLGVTENFLAYQLVFLLSSIVAVLPLTIGGIGARELVFVYAHTYAGIEETTAVAFSLIFFLITAAVSLVGSMVTVNFDKNS
- a CDS encoding ATP-binding protein, whose product is MIVRDLTYKLQELMQDFPAIAILGPRQVGKTTLAQELVKNIDPQSMYLDLESPSDRSKLVEPEQYFDLHEGRLIILDEIQRMPDLFPLLRGVIDRRRKKGLRACQFLILGSASLDLIRQSSESLAGRIAYEELFGFNVLEVDSMEGHVEKLWLRGGFPDSLLARTDKSSMTWRGNFITTYLERDISQIAQFVPANRLRRLWTMLAHQQGQLINLSKLGASLDLTSPTVKSYVEMLEDLLLIRSLRPWLVNVGKRLVKSPKIYIRDSGVTHALLNLTNLDDLLGHPVVGGSWEGFIIENIISVLPKGAEYGFYRTAAGAELDFVISLGGKIWAIEIKRTLSPKLSKGFLNAVEDISADHRYFIYAGKDEFPLGGNTLAIGLARFMEKMKGGF